The following proteins are encoded in a genomic region of Actinomadura sp. NAK00032:
- a CDS encoding extradiol ring-cleavage dioxygenase, which translates to MIASTHHPFYHRASTATGEDRPDFADEWVRKVEAFRATLTRARPDVLVMVGSDHFHQLWLDNMPQFLIGKAPFYDANWYNEEREFGLPRMLLKGQEDLSAHLLREGIDAGFDLAFSNELRIDHSITCPIITLRPQNDLPIVPVYTNIFAPPLPRPKRFVQLGRTIRELVESWPGDRRVAVIGTGHLSLELGGPRQFGPHGPDPEFDAKAVEWISSGDIEGCLAEVTLDSLHAPGNATHGFMDFMLMMGVAGEGRKADYVDTYDLFHTMEAYFTWYPNGADA; encoded by the coding sequence GTGATCGCTTCGACCCACCACCCCTTCTACCACCGCGCGAGCACCGCGACCGGCGAGGACCGCCCCGACTTCGCCGACGAGTGGGTCCGCAAGGTCGAGGCGTTCCGCGCGACGCTGACCAGGGCCCGCCCGGACGTCCTGGTCATGGTCGGCTCCGACCACTTCCACCAGCTGTGGCTGGACAACATGCCGCAGTTCCTCATCGGCAAGGCGCCGTTCTACGACGCCAACTGGTACAACGAGGAACGCGAGTTCGGGCTGCCGCGCATGCTGCTCAAGGGCCAGGAGGACCTGTCGGCCCACCTGCTGCGCGAGGGCATCGACGCGGGCTTCGACCTCGCGTTCTCCAACGAGCTGCGCATCGACCACTCGATCACGTGCCCGATCATCACGCTGCGCCCGCAGAACGACCTGCCGATCGTCCCCGTCTATACCAACATCTTCGCGCCGCCGCTGCCGCGGCCGAAGCGGTTCGTCCAGCTCGGCCGGACGATCCGGGAGCTGGTCGAGTCGTGGCCCGGGGACCGGCGCGTCGCGGTGATCGGCACCGGGCACCTGTCCCTGGAGCTGGGCGGCCCGCGCCAGTTCGGCCCGCACGGCCCCGACCCGGAGTTCGACGCGAAGGCCGTCGAATGGATCTCCTCCGGCGACATCGAGGGCTGCCTGGCGGAGGTCACCCTCGACAGCCTGCACGCCCCCGGCAACGCCACCCACGGATTCATGGACTTCATGCTGATGATGGGCGTCGCCGGCGAGGGCCGCAAAGCCGACTACGTCGACACCTACGACCTGTTCCACACCATGGAGGCCTATTTCACCTGGTATCCGAACGGAGCGGACGCGTGA
- a CDS encoding amidohydrolase family protein has translation MSGLDLDALEAIDVHVHVESDGHGHLSLPEEFMEASAKYFGAGQNRTPTIDEIAAHYRERRTAAVVFTVDIENATGHPAISSEEIADRAAAHPDVLIPFASVDPAKGRAGARTFRRLIEEHGVRGIKFHPSLQGFSPDDRSAYPLLEVAAEHGVPALFHTGQTGIGAGMPGGGGIRLGLSNPMLLDGVAVDLPELTIIMAHPSFPWQDEALAVATHKPNVYIDLSGWSPKYFPPQLVRYANGLLQDKVLFGSDYPVITPDRWRRDFDALEIKPHVRPKILKDNAVRALGLAPASEEKA, from the coding sequence GTGAGCGGCCTCGACCTGGACGCGCTGGAGGCCATCGACGTCCACGTCCACGTCGAGTCCGACGGGCACGGCCACCTGTCCCTGCCGGAGGAGTTCATGGAGGCGTCGGCGAAGTACTTCGGCGCCGGCCAGAACCGCACGCCCACGATCGACGAGATCGCCGCCCACTACCGCGAGCGGCGGACGGCGGCCGTCGTGTTCACCGTCGACATCGAGAACGCCACCGGGCACCCCGCCATCTCCAGCGAGGAGATCGCCGACCGCGCCGCCGCGCACCCCGACGTGCTGATCCCGTTCGCGAGCGTCGACCCGGCCAAGGGCCGCGCCGGCGCCCGGACGTTCCGCCGGCTCATCGAGGAGCACGGCGTGCGCGGCATCAAGTTCCACCCGTCGCTGCAGGGCTTCTCGCCCGACGACCGCAGCGCCTACCCGCTGCTGGAGGTCGCCGCCGAGCACGGCGTCCCGGCCCTGTTCCACACCGGGCAGACCGGGATCGGCGCCGGGATGCCGGGCGGTGGCGGCATCCGGCTCGGCCTGTCCAACCCGATGCTGCTGGACGGCGTCGCCGTCGACCTCCCCGAGCTGACGATCATCATGGCGCACCCGTCGTTCCCCTGGCAGGACGAGGCGCTCGCCGTCGCCACGCACAAGCCGAACGTCTACATCGACCTGTCCGGCTGGTCGCCGAAGTACTTCCCGCCGCAGCTCGTCCGGTACGCCAACGGCCTGCTGCAGGACAAGGTCCTGTTCGGCTCCGACTACCCGGTCATCACCCCGGACCGGTGGCGGCGCGACTTCGACGCGCTGGAGATCAAGCCGCACGTCCGCCCCAAGATCCTGAAGGACAACGCCGTGCGGGCCCTCGGCCTCGCTCCGGCGAGCGAGGAGAAGGCATGA
- a CDS encoding IclR family transcriptional regulator C-terminal domain-containing protein: MPREGTGPDFIEALARGLDVITAFEARRPVMTLAQVAEAAGLARPTARRVLLTLGELGYVRAGEGGYALTPRVLDLGVAYVRSMGLWDVARPHMERLVARTNESCSVAQLDGSDIVYVARVAVPKIVALAVQIGTRFPALQTSLGKVQLAALEPAEVDRILAEPTRSGLEPRVHLTRAERDAELREVRARGWALTDEQLARGIRSVAAPLRDGSGTVIAGINVNTHAAETPVEQLLEEHLPLLLHTAGEISADFARLETVPQVTAG; the protein is encoded by the coding sequence ATGCCACGGGAAGGCACCGGACCGGATTTCATCGAGGCGCTGGCCCGGGGCCTGGACGTCATCACCGCCTTCGAGGCGCGGCGGCCGGTGATGACGCTCGCGCAGGTCGCCGAGGCCGCCGGGCTCGCCCGGCCGACCGCCCGCCGCGTCCTGCTGACACTGGGGGAACTCGGCTACGTCCGGGCGGGCGAGGGCGGCTACGCGCTCACCCCGCGCGTGCTCGACCTCGGCGTCGCCTACGTCCGCTCCATGGGCCTGTGGGACGTGGCGCGCCCGCACATGGAGCGGCTCGTCGCCCGGACCAACGAGTCGTGCTCGGTCGCGCAGCTCGACGGGTCCGACATCGTCTACGTCGCACGCGTCGCCGTCCCGAAGATCGTCGCGCTGGCGGTGCAGATCGGCACCCGGTTCCCCGCGCTGCAGACCTCGCTCGGCAAGGTGCAGCTCGCCGCGCTCGAACCCGCCGAGGTCGACCGGATCCTCGCCGAGCCGACCCGCTCCGGGCTGGAGCCGCGCGTCCACCTCACCAGAGCCGAGCGGGACGCCGAGCTGCGCGAGGTGCGGGCGCGCGGCTGGGCGCTGACGGACGAGCAGCTCGCCCGCGGCATCCGCTCGGTCGCGGCGCCGCTGCGGGACGGCTCCGGCACGGTCATCGCGGGCATCAACGTCAACACCCACGCCGCCGAGACGCCCGTCGAGCAGCTGCTGGAGGAGCACCTTCCGCTGCTGCTGCACACGGCGGGGGAGATCAGCGCCGACTTCGCGCGGCTGGAGACCGTCCCCCAGGTCACCGCGGGGTGA
- a CDS encoding MaoC family dehydratase, translated as MSTTVAYEDLKSLAGGSLGTSRWLEVDQARIDTFADATGDHQWIHTDPERAKDGPFGGPVAHGYLTLSLVIPLWTELLDVTGVTTKINYGLNKVRFPAPVPAGSRIRLSGALADVADVAGGLQVTADLVVEIENGGKPACVLQGIFRFHP; from the coding sequence ATGAGCACGACCGTCGCGTACGAGGACCTGAAGAGCCTGGCGGGCGGCTCGCTCGGCACCAGCCGCTGGCTGGAGGTGGACCAGGCCCGCATCGACACCTTCGCCGACGCCACCGGCGACCACCAGTGGATCCACACCGACCCCGAGCGCGCCAAGGACGGCCCGTTCGGCGGCCCCGTCGCGCACGGGTACCTGACGCTGTCGCTGGTCATCCCGCTGTGGACGGAGCTGCTCGACGTCACCGGCGTCACCACGAAGATCAACTACGGGCTGAACAAGGTGCGCTTCCCGGCCCCCGTCCCGGCCGGCTCCCGGATCCGGCTGTCCGGCGCGCTCGCCGACGTGGCGGACGTCGCCGGCGGCCTCCAGGTCACCGCCGACCTCGTCGTGGAGATCGAGAACGGCGGCAAGCCCGCCTGCGTCCTGCAGGGCATCTTCCGCTTCCACCCGTAG
- a CDS encoding zinc-binding dehydrogenase — translation MRAAEIRECGRPPVVADREPPVPGDGEVLVDVLAAPITPLDLLCASGTSYFGTPATPYVPGVQGVGTSRGRTVWFPSPAGMAPGDGSMAEVACVPEASLVELPGGADPVRLAALGLSAVAAHMALTWRGGLAAGEQVIVLGAGGVVGQAAVRLARTAGARRVVAGARSPGARARAAAAGADAVVALDTADVAELARRFTGAADGPVDLVLDPLFGAPAAAAARTLRPGGRLVNLGSSADETCPIESSLLRGRSLRLLGYTNNELSAEQRAASIRFVAEQAASGRLDAAHETVPLEDAAEAWRRQGAGTAAGRIVLTPR, via the coding sequence ATGCGGGCCGCGGAGATCAGGGAATGCGGACGCCCGCCCGTCGTGGCGGACCGCGAGCCTCCCGTGCCGGGCGACGGCGAGGTCCTGGTGGACGTCCTCGCCGCGCCCATCACGCCGCTCGACCTGCTGTGCGCGAGCGGGACGTCCTACTTCGGGACGCCCGCGACGCCGTACGTGCCGGGCGTCCAGGGCGTCGGGACGTCCAGGGGCCGGACGGTCTGGTTCCCGAGCCCGGCCGGGATGGCGCCGGGCGACGGGAGCATGGCCGAGGTCGCGTGCGTCCCGGAGGCGTCGCTCGTCGAGCTGCCGGGCGGCGCCGACCCCGTGCGGCTGGCGGCGCTCGGGCTGTCGGCCGTCGCCGCGCACATGGCGCTGACCTGGCGCGGCGGGCTCGCCGCCGGTGAGCAGGTCATCGTGCTCGGCGCGGGCGGGGTCGTCGGGCAGGCCGCCGTGCGGCTCGCGCGGACGGCGGGCGCGCGGCGGGTCGTCGCCGGCGCCCGGTCACCGGGCGCCCGGGCGCGGGCGGCGGCGGCCGGCGCGGACGCGGTCGTCGCCCTCGACACCGCCGACGTCGCCGAGCTGGCCCGGCGGTTCACCGGCGCCGCCGACGGGCCCGTGGACCTGGTCCTCGATCCGCTGTTCGGCGCCCCGGCGGCGGCAGCGGCGCGGACGCTGCGTCCCGGCGGGCGGCTCGTCAACCTCGGGAGCTCGGCGGACGAGACGTGCCCGATCGAGTCCTCGCTGCTTCGGGGAAGGTCGCTGCGGCTGCTCGGCTACACCAACAACGAGCTGTCGGCGGAGCAGCGGGCGGCGTCGATCAGGTTCGTCGCGGAGCAGGCCGCGTCCGGGCGGCTCGACGCGGCCCACGAGACCGTGCCCCTGGAGGACGCGGCGGAGGCGTGGCGGCGGCAGGGCGCGGGCACGGCGGCCGGGCGGATCGTCCTCACCCCGCGGTGA
- a CDS encoding PaaX family transcriptional regulator C-terminal domain-containing protein → MTGEQDEASASARPRRRAPQQLLFSFLGSLVLDRGLPPISSRVFLHLLEDLGVAEAAGRATLARMTRKGQLARVREGRTARFSLTPWAEELLREATPRVRSAEPFAHPGGAWTLLSYSMPESRRDLRHQIRARLIWAGFGGLRDGLWIAPGRVDIGAIFAGPEFAGLAELADAFYSVPVEGTDVPRLLRRAWDVPAIRAEHESFIATWTPDRERRGSPLSRLTLLGADWLQLLRTDPGLPAGHLPADWPAPASTALYRERFAALEPDAADQLRTLLAADAGRR, encoded by the coding sequence ATGACCGGCGAGCAGGACGAGGCGTCCGCGAGCGCACGGCCGCGGCGGCGCGCCCCGCAGCAGCTGCTGTTCAGCTTCCTCGGCTCGCTCGTCCTCGACCGCGGCCTCCCGCCGATCAGCTCCCGGGTGTTCCTGCACCTGCTGGAGGACCTCGGCGTCGCGGAGGCGGCCGGCCGCGCCACGCTCGCGCGGATGACCCGCAAGGGGCAGCTCGCCCGCGTCCGGGAGGGCCGCACCGCGCGGTTCTCGCTCACCCCGTGGGCCGAGGAGCTGCTGCGCGAGGCCACCCCCCGGGTCCGCTCGGCGGAGCCGTTCGCCCACCCGGGCGGCGCGTGGACGCTGCTCAGCTACTCCATGCCGGAGAGCCGCCGCGACCTGCGCCACCAGATCCGCGCCCGGCTGATCTGGGCCGGCTTCGGCGGGCTGCGCGACGGGCTGTGGATCGCGCCCGGCCGGGTCGACATCGGCGCGATCTTCGCCGGCCCCGAGTTCGCCGGGCTGGCGGAGCTGGCCGACGCGTTCTACTCCGTCCCGGTCGAGGGCACCGACGTGCCGCGGCTGCTGCGCCGCGCCTGGGACGTCCCGGCGATCCGCGCCGAGCACGAGTCGTTCATCGCGACCTGGACGCCCGACCGGGAGCGGCGCGGCAGCCCGCTCAGCCGGCTCACCCTGCTCGGTGCCGACTGGCTGCAGCTGCTGCGCACCGACCCGGGCCTGCCCGCCGGGCACCTGCCCGCCGACTGGCCCGCGCCGGCGTCCACCGCCCTGTACCGGGAGCGGTTCGCCGCGCTGGAACCCGACGCCGCCGACCAGCTCCGCACCCTGCTCGCCGCCGACGCCGGCCGCCGCTGA
- a CDS encoding cytochrome P450: protein MENPLVIDPSGGDVQGEAAKLRARGPVTPVELPGGVTAWAVTGQEQLKRLLADPRVSKDPNLHWTKYIDGEIAEDWPLRLWVSVRNMFTAYGEDHRRLRAIISRAFTPRRTEALRPDVERITAGLLDGLAAAPGGRADLREAFAYPLPIEVICRLFGVPEETRPSLRRCVDGIFNTALTAQEAIANQTEMYGILQDFVAFRRREPADDLAGVLISSRDEDGSRLSEEELVDTLILMISAGHETTVNLLDQAVTALLTHPEQRALARSGAVPWAEVIEEALRWQAPVANLPLRYAVEDIDVGGVTIGKGEAILAAYAAAGRDLALHGDGADAFDITRAGKEHLSFGHGVHFCMGSPLARMEAEIALPALFARFPDMALAVDPGELRPVESFISNGHRSLPVELNS from the coding sequence ATGGAGAATCCGCTCGTCATCGACCCGTCCGGCGGCGATGTCCAGGGAGAGGCCGCGAAACTGCGGGCGCGCGGACCGGTGACGCCCGTCGAACTGCCCGGCGGCGTCACCGCGTGGGCGGTCACCGGCCAGGAGCAGCTGAAACGGCTGCTGGCCGATCCGCGGGTCTCGAAGGACCCGAACCTGCACTGGACGAAGTACATCGACGGCGAGATCGCCGAGGACTGGCCGCTGCGCCTGTGGGTCTCGGTGCGGAACATGTTCACCGCCTACGGCGAGGACCACCGCCGGCTGCGGGCCATCATCTCCCGGGCGTTCACGCCGCGCCGCACCGAGGCGCTCCGGCCCGACGTCGAGCGGATCACCGCCGGCCTGCTGGACGGGCTCGCCGCCGCTCCCGGCGGGCGCGCCGACCTGCGCGAGGCGTTCGCCTACCCGCTGCCGATCGAGGTGATCTGCCGGCTGTTCGGCGTCCCGGAGGAGACCCGGCCGAGCCTGCGCCGGTGCGTGGACGGCATCTTCAACACCGCGCTGACGGCGCAGGAGGCCATCGCCAACCAGACCGAGATGTACGGCATCCTGCAGGACTTCGTCGCGTTCCGGCGCCGCGAGCCCGCCGACGACCTGGCCGGCGTGCTGATCTCCTCCCGCGACGAGGACGGGTCGCGGCTGAGCGAGGAGGAACTGGTCGACACGCTGATCCTGATGATCTCCGCCGGGCACGAGACCACGGTGAACCTGCTCGACCAGGCGGTCACGGCGCTGCTGACGCATCCGGAGCAGCGCGCGCTCGCCCGGTCCGGGGCGGTGCCGTGGGCGGAGGTGATCGAGGAGGCGCTGCGCTGGCAGGCGCCCGTCGCGAACCTGCCGCTGCGCTACGCGGTCGAGGACATCGACGTCGGCGGCGTCACGATCGGCAAGGGCGAGGCGATCCTCGCCGCCTACGCGGCGGCCGGGCGCGACCTCGCGCTGCACGGCGACGGCGCCGACGCCTTCGACATCACCCGGGCCGGCAAGGAGCACCTCTCCTTCGGCCACGGCGTGCACTTCTGCATGGGCTCGCCCCTCGCGCGGATGGAGGCCGAGATCGCGCTTCCCGCGCTTTTCGCGCGCTTCCCGGATATGGCGCTCGCCGTCGATCCCGGCGAGCTGCGGCCGGTCGAGTCGTTCATCTCCAACGGGCACCGGTCGCTGCCGGTCGAACTGAATTCCTGA
- a CDS encoding amidohydrolase family protein, translated as MSEFEPGRPLVLRGGTVLPMTDGRAVLDGADVLIEGDRIAAVGPGLPVPDGTAEIDASGGIVMPGMIDTHRHMWQTAMRGYGADWTLTQYFVWYYLEHGKRFRPEDVHAGNLLAAVEAIDAGVTTVVDWSHGLQTPGHADAAVDALRAVPGRFVLAYGNIQAPPAEWTATPEFRDLAGRLAGGDMLGFQVAFDVLGDPSFPERPAFEAARDLGVPVTTHAGVWGATSDEGVKQMHDHGFMTPETVYVHAASLSADSYHRIAATGGSVSVSTESEQSAGQGYPPTWALRSHGIPVSLSMDTSVWWSGDLFSAMRATLGADRSRMHLEAQGGGDTVTHCSLRADQVVDWATRGGARTLGRADLGSLEPGKKADVVLIKNDHSPVSFPVLNPYGHVAFQAQRGDVHTVVVNGRVVKHDHRLVGVDLAAARREVEATVEYLRGSMGEEAWAAGMNPDVPETKILDNPYTYTDYRSDATRTR; from the coding sequence ATGAGCGAGTTCGAGCCGGGGCGCCCCCTGGTGCTGCGCGGCGGCACGGTGCTGCCGATGACCGACGGCCGCGCGGTGCTGGACGGCGCGGACGTCCTCATCGAGGGCGACCGGATCGCCGCGGTCGGCCCCGGCCTCCCGGTGCCGGACGGCACCGCCGAGATCGACGCGTCCGGCGGCATCGTCATGCCCGGGATGATCGACACCCACCGGCACATGTGGCAGACCGCGATGCGCGGCTACGGCGCCGACTGGACGCTGACCCAGTACTTCGTCTGGTACTACCTGGAGCACGGCAAGCGGTTCCGGCCCGAGGACGTGCACGCCGGGAACCTGCTCGCGGCGGTCGAGGCGATCGACGCCGGGGTCACCACGGTCGTCGACTGGTCGCACGGACTGCAGACCCCCGGCCACGCCGACGCCGCCGTGGACGCGCTGCGCGCCGTGCCCGGCCGGTTCGTCCTCGCCTACGGCAACATCCAGGCGCCGCCCGCCGAGTGGACGGCGACGCCGGAGTTCCGCGACCTCGCCGGCCGGCTCGCCGGCGGCGACATGCTCGGCTTCCAGGTCGCGTTCGACGTGCTCGGCGACCCGTCGTTCCCGGAGCGGCCCGCCTTCGAGGCCGCCCGCGACCTCGGCGTCCCCGTCACGACCCACGCCGGCGTCTGGGGCGCGACCAGCGACGAGGGCGTCAAGCAGATGCACGACCACGGGTTCATGACGCCCGAGACGGTGTACGTGCACGCCGCGTCGCTGTCCGCCGACTCCTACCACCGCATCGCCGCCACCGGCGGGTCGGTCTCGGTGTCGACCGAGAGCGAGCAGAGCGCCGGGCAGGGCTACCCGCCCACCTGGGCGCTGCGCTCGCACGGCATCCCGGTGTCGCTGTCGATGGACACCAGCGTGTGGTGGAGCGGCGACCTGTTCTCCGCGATGCGCGCCACGCTCGGCGCCGACCGCTCCCGCATGCACCTGGAGGCGCAGGGCGGCGGCGACACCGTCACCCACTGCAGCCTGCGCGCCGACCAGGTCGTGGACTGGGCCACCCGCGGCGGCGCCCGAACGCTCGGCCGCGCCGACCTCGGCAGCCTCGAACCCGGCAAGAAGGCCGACGTCGTCCTGATCAAGAACGACCACTCGCCGGTGTCGTTCCCCGTCCTCAACCCCTACGGGCACGTCGCGTTCCAGGCGCAGCGCGGGGACGTCCACACCGTCGTGGTGAACGGGCGCGTGGTCAAGCACGACCACCGGCTGGTGGGCGTCGACCTGGCCGCCGCGCGCCGCGAGGTCGAGGCGACGGTGGAGTACCTGCGCGGGTCGATGGGCGAGGAGGCGTGGGCGGCGGGCATGAACCCCGACGTCCCCGAGACCAAGATCCTCGACAACCCGTACACCTACACCGACTACCGCAGCGACGCCACCCGCACCCGGTGA
- a CDS encoding citryl-CoA lyase, which produces MADAPEYPTALGASSRETITLLGHDLAADVMGEVGFGELAFWLAAQRRPTPGETRVFEAVLAALADHGFTPTAIVTRLTYLSAPDSVQGALAAGLLGGGSRFLGVTEDTGRFLHGVLASVEGGLPSDGAGWDALALRTLRVEREARRFVPGLGHHVHKDGDPRTPRLMRIATEEGLFGPHLSLFAAIGRVHPEVLGRTLPLNGAGVCGAALADLGLPLELLRGFALLARTAGLIGQLAEELRNPVGNEIFLSVDLNNRSVAPDPYTPEDRHG; this is translated from the coding sequence GTGGCTGACGCACCCGAGTACCCGACCGCGCTGGGCGCCTCCAGCCGGGAGACGATCACCCTGCTCGGCCACGACCTCGCCGCGGACGTGATGGGCGAGGTCGGGTTCGGCGAGCTGGCGTTCTGGCTGGCGGCGCAGCGGCGGCCCACGCCCGGCGAGACGCGGGTGTTCGAGGCGGTCCTCGCCGCGCTCGCCGACCACGGCTTCACCCCGACCGCGATCGTCACCCGGCTGACGTACCTGTCGGCGCCCGACTCGGTGCAGGGCGCGCTCGCCGCCGGGCTGCTCGGCGGCGGGTCCCGCTTCCTCGGCGTCACCGAGGACACCGGCCGCTTCCTCCACGGCGTCCTGGCCTCGGTGGAGGGCGGCCTCCCGTCCGACGGCGCCGGGTGGGACGCGCTGGCGCTGCGGACGCTCCGGGTGGAGCGGGAGGCGAGGCGGTTCGTCCCCGGCCTCGGCCACCACGTGCACAAGGACGGCGACCCGCGCACGCCCCGGCTGATGCGGATCGCGACCGAGGAGGGGCTGTTCGGCCCGCACCTGTCGCTGTTCGCCGCGATCGGCCGCGTCCACCCCGAGGTGCTCGGCAGGACGCTGCCGCTGAACGGCGCGGGCGTGTGCGGCGCCGCGCTCGCCGACCTCGGGCTGCCCCTGGAGCTGCTGCGCGGGTTCGCGCTGCTCGCCCGCACCGCCGGGCTGATCGGGCAGCTCGCCGAGGAGCTGCGCAACCCCGTCGGCAACGAGATCTTCCTGTCGGTGGACCTCAACAACCGGTCCGTCGCCCCCGACCCCTACACCCCCGAGGACCGTCATGGCTGA
- a CDS encoding SDR family NAD(P)-dependent oxidoreductase encodes MELNGKVAVVTGAGRGLGLAYAGELARAGAAVVVNDADAGAAEAAAAGIAAAGGRAVAHPAAVGPAEAADALVARAVAEFGRLDVMVTNAGVLRDRVLWKMTDDDFDTVVQVHLKGTFTCARAAAVRFREQGAGGRLILVGSPAGQRGNFGQTNYSAAKAGIVGFVRTWAMELARANVTVNAVVPVAATAMTETIPALAPYVAAMREGRAMPPFARRALAFGTPEDAAGLVAFLASDAASGITGQAIGIGGDRLSLWTHPTQAVAAYRDGGWDADDIAGAWPAVFAEHEQSVGENLPEAPEGAA; translated from the coding sequence ATGGAGCTGAACGGGAAGGTGGCGGTGGTCACCGGAGCCGGCCGGGGCCTCGGCCTCGCCTACGCCGGCGAACTCGCCCGCGCCGGCGCGGCCGTCGTCGTCAACGACGCGGACGCCGGCGCCGCCGAGGCGGCCGCGGCGGGCATCGCCGCCGCGGGCGGGCGGGCCGTCGCGCACCCCGCCGCGGTCGGCCCCGCCGAGGCCGCCGACGCGCTGGTCGCGCGGGCCGTGGCGGAGTTCGGCCGGCTCGACGTGATGGTGACCAACGCCGGCGTCCTGCGCGACCGGGTGCTGTGGAAGATGACCGACGACGACTTCGACACCGTCGTCCAGGTACATCTGAAGGGCACGTTCACCTGCGCCCGCGCGGCGGCGGTCCGGTTCCGCGAGCAGGGCGCGGGCGGCCGGCTCATCCTGGTCGGCTCGCCGGCCGGGCAGCGCGGCAACTTCGGCCAGACGAACTACTCGGCGGCCAAGGCCGGGATCGTCGGGTTCGTCCGGACCTGGGCGATGGAGCTGGCCCGCGCGAACGTCACCGTCAACGCGGTCGTGCCCGTCGCGGCGACCGCGATGACCGAGACGATCCCCGCGCTGGCCCCCTACGTGGCGGCGATGCGGGAGGGCCGCGCCATGCCGCCGTTCGCGCGCCGCGCGCTGGCCTTCGGCACCCCCGAGGACGCCGCCGGGCTGGTGGCCTTCCTCGCCTCGGACGCCGCGTCCGGCATCACCGGGCAGGCCATCGGGATCGGCGGCGACCGGCTCTCGCTCTGGACGCACCCGACCCAGGCCGTCGCCGCCTACCGGGACGGCGGCTGGGACGCGGACGACATCGCCGGCGCCTGGCCGGCGGTCTTCGCCGAGCACGAGCAGAGCGTGGGGGAGAACCTCCCCGAGGCCCCGGAGGGCGCCGCGTGA
- a CDS encoding CaiB/BaiF CoA-transferase family protein, producing the protein MTDDTARGGPLSGVLVADFSRILAGPYATMLLADLGADVIKVEGPRGDDTRSWTPPARGDTATYYLGVNRGKRSIALDLRDAGDAAAARELARRADVLIENFKPGGLARFGLDYAAVRAANPGIVYSSITGFGSGAGRKVPGYDLMVQAISGLMSLTGDPGGPPYRAGISVFDVMAGNHAAIGILAALRHRDATGEGQLVEVNLLSSALTGLVNHSSAYVAGGTVPYRMGNAHPSVFPYEPLPTADNDLIVTAANDGQFRKLCVVLGIPDVPDDPRFSTNADRTANRAELRPILVERLKRRGAVEWFELLVDAGVPSGPINTIDGGFAMAERFELDPVVVVGEGGRAVPTTRHPIRFSRTPATYRLPPPGLDEHGAELRQWLSQPQEANGSEEDDRG; encoded by the coding sequence ATGACTGACGACACCGCGCGCGGCGGGCCGCTCTCGGGGGTGCTGGTGGCGGACTTCTCCCGGATCCTGGCGGGGCCCTACGCCACCATGCTGCTGGCCGACCTCGGCGCGGACGTGATCAAGGTCGAGGGCCCGCGGGGCGACGACACCCGCAGCTGGACGCCGCCCGCGCGCGGCGACACGGCGACCTACTACCTCGGCGTCAACCGCGGCAAGCGCTCGATCGCGCTGGACCTGCGCGACGCCGGGGACGCCGCCGCCGCCCGCGAGCTGGCCCGTCGCGCCGACGTGCTGATCGAGAACTTCAAGCCGGGCGGCCTCGCCCGCTTCGGCCTCGACTACGCCGCGGTCCGCGCCGCCAACCCCGGCATCGTCTACAGTTCGATCACCGGGTTCGGGTCGGGCGCCGGGCGCAAGGTCCCCGGCTACGACCTGATGGTGCAGGCGATCTCCGGGCTGATGAGCCTGACCGGCGACCCCGGCGGCCCGCCGTACCGGGCGGGCATCTCGGTGTTCGACGTGATGGCGGGCAACCACGCGGCGATCGGCATCCTCGCGGCGCTGCGGCACCGGGACGCGACCGGCGAGGGCCAGCTCGTCGAGGTGAACCTGCTGTCGTCGGCGCTGACCGGGCTCGTCAACCACAGCTCCGCCTACGTCGCCGGCGGCACCGTCCCGTACCGGATGGGCAACGCGCACCCGAGCGTGTTCCCCTACGAGCCGCTGCCGACCGCCGACAACGACCTGATCGTCACGGCGGCGAACGACGGCCAGTTCCGCAAGCTCTGCGTCGTGCTCGGCATCCCGGACGTCCCCGACGACCCGCGCTTTTCGACCAACGCCGACCGGACCGCCAACCGCGCCGAGCTGCGCCCGATCCTGGTGGAGCGGCTGAAGCGGCGCGGCGCGGTCGAGTGGTTCGAGCTGCTGGTGGACGCGGGCGTGCCGAGCGGGCCGATCAACACCATCGACGGCGGCTTCGCGATGGCCGAGCGGTTCGAGCTGGACCCGGTCGTGGTGGTCGGCGAGGGCGGCCGCGCGGTGCCGACGACCCGGCACCCGATCCGCTTCTCCCGGACGCCCGCGACCTACCGGCTCCCGCCGCCGGGCCTGGACGAGCACGGCGCCGAGCTGCGTCAATGGCTGTCGCAGCCGCAGGAAGCGAACGGATCCGAGGAGGACGACCGTGGCTGA